One genomic segment of Rivularia sp. PCC 7116 includes these proteins:
- a CDS encoding phage tail protein gives MAQFSVNANRFDPYKNFKFRVKWDGKYVAGISKVGMLKRTTEVVEHRVGGDPSTVRTSPGQSKYEPITLERGVTHDLDFEKWANKVWSFNNAQAPADSRTQEVSLADFRKDIIIDVYNEAGQKVISYNVFGCWVSEYQALPELDASANAVAIQSITLQNDGWVRDESVVEPSEPSYEDPAA, from the coding sequence ATGGCACAGTTTAGCGTTAATGCCAACCGCTTTGACCCCTATAAAAACTTCAAATTCCGGGTGAAGTGGGATGGTAAATATGTAGCTGGTATTAGTAAAGTGGGAATGCTCAAACGAACCACTGAAGTTGTGGAACATCGGGTAGGAGGAGACCCCAGTACGGTACGTACATCCCCCGGACAATCCAAGTACGAACCCATTACCTTAGAAAGGGGAGTTACTCACGACTTGGATTTCGAGAAATGGGCAAATAAAGTATGGAGTTTTAATAACGCTCAAGCTCCAGCAGATTCACGCACTCAGGAAGTATCATTAGCTGACTTTCGCAAAGACATCATTATTGATGTTTATAATGAAGCCGGTCAAAAAGTTATTTCATATAATGTTTTCGGTTGTTGGGTATCGGAATATCAGGCTCTACCCGAACTTGATGCTAGTGCTAATGCGGTGGCGATTCAGTCAATTACTTTGCAAAACGACGGTTGGGTTAGGGATGAATCTGTAGTTGAACCAAGTGAGCCAAGTTACGAAGATCCAGCGGCTTAG
- a CDS encoding phage tail sheath C-terminal domain-containing protein, with the protein MPTAPTYPGVYIEEIPSGVRTIVGVATSITAFIGIASRGQTNKPVRIQSFADFDRQFGGLWVKSTMSYAVQQYFLNGGTDAIIIRVVASDATKATATVGGLELEANSQGDWMNGLKAVVNYETRPQRPNEAPLFNLKIQQVQDADGQPLNQPAVLEEFRNISADEDSPRFVTTVLEQESALVSVANNPSERPSVGDASFSGGANGSLPTYGDYTGEESDPDDPNSGPSTGIYALDAADIFNILCIPPITRDPGDSVDAVTTLFPAAQYCKKRRAMLIVDPPANWKTIGAAKDGVNDLRSALGNAFATNAAAYFPRLKMPDPLKENRIQEFVPCGIIAGIFARTDAQRGIWKAPAGIEASVSGVRQLAYKMTDLENGILNPLGLNCIRSFPVYGNVVWGARTLAGADQLASEWKYVPVRRLALFMEESLYRGTQWVVFEPNDEPLWAQIRLNIGAFMNNLFRQGAFQGSSPKEAYFVKCDKDTTTQNDIDRGIVNIIVGYAPLKPAEFVIIKFQQIAGNIAT; encoded by the coding sequence ATGCCTACCGCTCCCACCTATCCAGGTGTTTATATAGAAGAAATCCCTAGTGGTGTACGTACTATTGTTGGGGTTGCAACCTCCATAACTGCTTTTATCGGAATTGCAAGCAGAGGACAGACAAATAAACCAGTAAGAATTCAAAGCTTCGCCGACTTTGATCGTCAGTTTGGTGGCTTATGGGTTAAGAGTACCATGAGCTACGCCGTACAGCAGTATTTTCTCAATGGTGGTACGGATGCAATTATTATCCGAGTAGTTGCTAGTGATGCAACCAAAGCAACTGCAACTGTAGGGGGGCTGGAATTAGAAGCTAATAGCCAAGGGGATTGGATGAACGGTTTGAAAGCCGTAGTAAATTACGAAACCAGACCCCAAAGACCGAATGAAGCCCCTCTGTTCAATCTCAAAATTCAACAAGTCCAAGATGCTGATGGTCAGCCTTTAAATCAACCCGCAGTATTGGAAGAGTTTCGTAACATTTCCGCAGATGAAGATTCCCCTAGGTTTGTGACTACAGTTTTAGAACAAGAGTCTGCACTAGTCAGCGTTGCGAATAACCCTAGCGAACGTCCATCAGTAGGAGATGCTAGTTTTTCTGGAGGTGCTAATGGTAGTTTGCCTACCTATGGTGACTATACGGGAGAAGAAAGCGATCCAGACGACCCAAATAGCGGCCCTTCTACAGGTATTTATGCTTTAGATGCGGCGGATATATTTAATATTTTATGCATACCACCAATAACTAGAGACCCCGGAGACTCAGTTGATGCAGTAACTACTTTGTTTCCCGCAGCTCAATACTGCAAAAAGCGTCGAGCAATGCTGATTGTAGATCCTCCAGCAAATTGGAAAACAATTGGTGCTGCAAAAGATGGTGTAAATGACTTACGTTCGGCTTTAGGTAATGCTTTTGCTACCAATGCGGCTGCGTATTTTCCCAGGTTAAAGATGCCCGATCCGTTAAAAGAAAATCGCATTCAGGAATTTGTGCCTTGCGGAATTATCGCCGGTATATTCGCCCGTACAGACGCTCAAAGAGGAATATGGAAAGCTCCAGCAGGAATAGAAGCATCAGTTTCTGGCGTTCGTCAACTTGCTTATAAAATGACCGATCTCGAAAACGGTATTCTAAATCCATTGGGTTTAAATTGTATTCGTAGTTTCCCCGTATATGGCAATGTAGTTTGGGGAGCCAGAACTCTCGCAGGTGCAGATCAACTTGCTTCGGAATGGAAATACGTACCGGTGCGACGTTTGGCATTATTTATGGAAGAAAGTCTTTATCGCGGCACTCAGTGGGTGGTATTTGAACCCAATGATGAACCTTTATGGGCGCAAATTAGGTTAAATATTGGCGCTTTTATGAACAATCTCTTCCGTCAAGGGGCATTCCAAGGCAGCAGCCCCAAGGAAGCTTATTTTGTGAAATGCGACAAAGACACTACCACTCAAAATGATATAGATCGAGGCATCGTTAATATTATTGTCGGTTATGCACCCCTCAAACCTGCGGAGTTTGTGATCATAAAATTCCAACAAATCGCTGGTAATATTGCAACTTAA
- a CDS encoding DUF4157 domain-containing protein, which produces MTTRSHSQVQRNSETSQKLVSDGLLQRSGQQTERVNEQEDLQSFRESQTSQESGVSWDFSSVPVRHTSLPKIQPKLNIGQPGDKYEREADRVAEQVMQMPHPLPERRINPSPLVPARFLSLNSDSEEQLQRQEIEKDKEDDEEKILQAKPNKSKTPRVAPNLENHLNASRGSGQPLPESTRVFMEDRFGTDFSGVRVHTDSNAVQMNRELTAQAFTRGNHIYFGAGKSPGNNELMAHELTHTIQQTGGQIQPKLIDKATKTINKINHKPDLNLQMKEVPGYEINTQIKQELAANNTVNRVAPLETAPKQEINTTSVTSEEKQEENQEAAPLEAENQEITATATETAEEETAPTSPESDPDFQAVVAKAKSVASKEKKHAPASTKAKQAQDAAESPASEIESKAQANQVGEMEQAPTPGFNAAAFKTKLMERIKEAAPKNLEEADNFKNNHKLAGVKSQMQNTVEQEQTASQTPLTEKAQQTPDTSIIKPKSVTPLASNEAGAATKNIGAQKAVPKAKKQSQVEAPLQENSQKLEQQMAEANVTEEQLAKSNQPQFKTALEAKTQAQTNAQLAPQEYRQFEQNQLTQAQGEATATAGEKLQGMHSDRTQLLSGVLQQQVEAKGKDEQARAKVAGDIQGIYQQTKTKVEQILNGLDNKVDTEFETGANQAKKAFEDYVDEKMKAYKDERYSGELGWIRWGKDKLLGMPSEVNVFYQEGRQFYLQKMDVAIDKIVNIIGSGLIDAKSEITKGRQQIKEYVAQLPENLKKVGQQAATDIQSQFNELEQSVEGKQDELINNLAQKYNENLQVIDSGIKELKAANQGLVDQATNAITGVISTIKNLKEMLLNVLKKGASVITNIIADPIGFLGNLISGIKQGFENFVANIGKHLQAGLIGWLTGALGPIGIQIPDDVFSLPGIFSLVTQVLDLTFNNIRRKAVKMFGEPVVAGMEKSVEIFQILRSQGAMGLWEQVKEDFSDLKETVISEIKNMVITQVITAGVKWILSFLNPASAFIKAAMAIYDIIRFFVNRGKQVLELVNAVVDAVVKIASGAVSGAAKLVENALAKAVPVVIGFLASLLGISGLAKKVEKIVGKIRERIDKAIDKVLLKAEGLFKGEKGKKNKKANKEKSNQEKDERSPEEKEHDLKAAQKALKEIISKSMSIAQVEKAFPAIKNKFRLKKLEWEKLGTPSAAIMMEINPKATIDLNQQGPLKLNEGDTTHSNRLGLSQDITFEGGTIAGFPVGRKMTATKLGPNHPQGGGPQSSALAKIMEKLPTDPKKGNDEKYVKGHLLNDNLGGPGENRNLYPITAGANKKHVDHVESYVKKWVNTEGYWVYYKVEVDQKQINLSQGKVTADLICEANKLDANGKRTSEDALKKTIHSELNSQSGVDEYKAEFDSTAHQSRTDPGFDKDKVELSKTKEDSSFPQGLKNNIKIVILENNKIIKKMLVDKETINEAIKNIERKTFRRKILNDLDFNYEKYSENQSRLSAWNRAINDLNQDSNKIVEFFNAYNYQLNNYIAEIEKFGDNFYWQDNKNKTKKDILEIAKNPKNTEIGIKLAQQRLKQTKKVRYM; this is translated from the coding sequence ATGACTACTCGTTCGCATTCTCAAGTCCAAAGAAACTCAGAAACCTCTCAAAAGTTGGTTTCTGATGGACTGCTGCAACGTTCTGGGCAGCAGACGGAGAGAGTCAACGAGCAAGAAGATTTACAAAGCTTTAGAGAATCTCAAACTTCCCAGGAGTCTGGTGTTAGCTGGGATTTTAGCTCTGTACCAGTACGTCATACTTCTTTACCAAAAATTCAGCCTAAGTTGAATATCGGGCAACCGGGAGATAAATACGAGCGAGAAGCTGATAGGGTAGCAGAGCAGGTAATGCAGATGCCGCATCCGCTTCCCGAAAGAAGGATAAACCCCTCTCCCCTTGTGCCTGCTCGTTTTCTATCATTAAATTCCGATTCTGAAGAACAGTTGCAACGGCAGGAAATAGAAAAAGACAAGGAAGACGACGAAGAAAAAATTTTACAAGCAAAACCAAATAAATCAAAGACACCCAGAGTTGCACCAAATTTAGAAAATCATCTTAATGCCAGTAGGGGAAGCGGACAACCTTTGCCTGAGTCTACCCGTGTTTTCATGGAAGATAGATTTGGGACTGATTTTAGTGGCGTGCGGGTGCATACTGATTCAAATGCCGTACAGATGAATCGGGAGTTAACAGCGCAAGCTTTTACTCGTGGCAATCATATTTATTTTGGTGCGGGTAAGTCTCCTGGTAATAATGAGTTGATGGCGCATGAGTTGACGCATACTATTCAGCAGACTGGTGGACAGATACAGCCTAAATTAATTGATAAAGCTACAAAAACAATAAATAAAATCAATCATAAGCCCGATTTAAACCTTCAGATGAAGGAAGTACCGGGATATGAGATAAATACACAGATAAAGCAAGAATTAGCAGCAAACAATACTGTTAATCGAGTCGCACCCCTAGAAACTGCCCCGAAGCAAGAAATAAATACAACATCTGTTACTTCCGAAGAGAAACAAGAAGAAAATCAAGAAGCAGCACCTCTAGAAGCTGAGAATCAAGAAATTACTGCAACAGCTACTGAAACAGCAGAGGAAGAAACTGCTCCTACTTCCCCAGAATCAGATCCAGATTTTCAAGCGGTAGTTGCTAAGGCTAAAAGTGTTGCAAGTAAAGAGAAAAAACACGCCCCAGCGAGTACGAAAGCCAAACAAGCCCAAGATGCAGCCGAAAGCCCTGCAAGTGAAATAGAAAGCAAAGCCCAAGCGAATCAAGTGGGTGAAATGGAACAAGCTCCCACCCCTGGTTTTAATGCTGCTGCTTTCAAAACTAAATTAATGGAGCGCATCAAGGAAGCGGCTCCTAAAAATCTTGAAGAAGCGGATAATTTTAAAAATAATCATAAATTGGCTGGTGTTAAAAGCCAGATGCAAAATACAGTCGAGCAAGAGCAAACTGCATCTCAAACACCATTAACAGAGAAAGCGCAACAAACGCCAGATACCAGCATTATCAAACCAAAATCAGTAACTCCCCTAGCTTCTAACGAAGCGGGAGCAGCAACAAAAAATATTGGCGCTCAAAAAGCTGTTCCCAAAGCCAAAAAACAAAGTCAAGTTGAAGCACCGCTACAAGAAAATAGCCAAAAACTTGAGCAACAAATGGCTGAAGCTAATGTTACTGAAGAACAATTAGCTAAATCTAATCAACCACAATTTAAAACCGCTTTAGAAGCCAAAACACAAGCTCAAACCAATGCCCAACTTGCACCCCAAGAATATCGCCAATTTGAGCAAAACCAGCTAACCCAAGCCCAAGGAGAAGCCACAGCCACAGCAGGAGAAAAACTGCAAGGAATGCATAGCGATCGCACTCAATTATTATCTGGGGTACTACAGCAGCAAGTTGAAGCTAAAGGTAAAGATGAGCAAGCACGAGCTAAGGTTGCTGGAGATATTCAAGGAATTTATCAGCAAACTAAAACCAAAGTTGAGCAAATTCTCAACGGTTTAGATAATAAAGTAGATACAGAATTTGAAACTGGTGCCAATCAAGCCAAAAAAGCCTTCGAGGATTACGTAGATGAAAAAATGAAGGCTTACAAAGATGAGCGCTATAGTGGTGAATTAGGTTGGATTCGCTGGGGTAAGGATAAACTACTGGGTATGCCTTCAGAAGTTAATGTTTTTTACCAAGAAGGACGACAATTTTACCTACAAAAAATGGATGTTGCCATTGATAAAATTGTCAACATTATTGGTAGCGGCTTAATCGATGCTAAGTCAGAAATCACCAAAGGTAGGCAGCAAATTAAAGAATATGTAGCTCAATTACCCGAAAATCTGAAAAAAGTAGGGCAACAAGCTGCTACAGATATTCAAAGTCAATTCAACGAGTTAGAACAAAGCGTTGAGGGCAAACAAGATGAGTTAATTAATAACCTCGCGCAAAAATATAACGAAAACCTGCAAGTAATTGATTCGGGCATCAAAGAACTCAAAGCTGCTAACCAAGGTTTAGTCGATCAAGCAACCAATGCCATAACCGGAGTCATCAGCACTATCAAGAACCTCAAAGAGATGCTGCTGAATGTCTTGAAAAAAGGCGCTAGTGTAATTACTAACATAATTGCAGACCCCATCGGTTTTTTAGGTAACTTAATTAGTGGTATTAAACAAGGCTTTGAAAACTTTGTCGCTAACATTGGCAAACACCTACAAGCCGGTTTGATTGGCTGGCTGACGGGAGCCTTAGGACCAATAGGTATTCAAATACCCGACGATGTCTTTAGCTTACCGGGAATATTTAGTTTAGTAACACAAGTATTAGATTTAACGTTTAATAACATCCGTAGAAAAGCAGTCAAAATGTTTGGCGAGCCAGTAGTAGCTGGTATGGAAAAGAGCGTCGAAATTTTTCAAATATTGCGATCGCAAGGTGCAATGGGGCTATGGGAACAGGTTAAGGAAGACTTCAGCGATTTAAAAGAAACAGTTATCAGCGAAATCAAGAACATGGTAATTACTCAGGTGATAACCGCCGGGGTGAAGTGGATTCTGAGTTTCTTAAATCCAGCATCAGCATTTATCAAAGCCGCAATGGCAATTTATGACATTATCAGGTTCTTCGTCAATCGTGGTAAACAAGTATTGGAATTGGTAAATGCGGTTGTCGATGCAGTAGTGAAAATTGCTTCTGGTGCTGTTAGTGGTGCAGCTAAGTTGGTTGAAAATGCTTTGGCGAAAGCTGTACCTGTGGTGATTGGTTTCTTGGCTTCTTTGTTGGGAATTAGTGGTTTGGCGAAGAAGGTTGAGAAGATTGTTGGTAAGATTCGGGAGAGGATTGATAAGGCGATTGATAAGGTGCTTTTGAAAGCTGAGGGGTTGTTTAAAGGGGAGAAAGGTAAGAAGAATAAGAAAGCTAATAAAGAAAAGAGTAATCAGGAAAAAGATGAGCGTTCTCCAGAGGAAAAAGAGCATGATTTAAAGGCTGCTCAGAAAGCCTTAAAAGAAATTATTTCAAAATCTATGAGTATCGCTCAAGTAGAAAAGGCTTTTCCAGCTATAAAAAATAAATTTAGATTGAAGAAGCTTGAGTGGGAAAAATTAGGTACTCCATCCGCTGCTATTATGATGGAAATCAATCCAAAGGCAACTATTGATCTTAACCAACAAGGACCCTTAAAACTGAATGAAGGAGATACAACCCACAGCAATAGACTAGGACTTAGTCAAGATATTACTTTTGAAGGCGGTACTATTGCAGGTTTTCCAGTTGGACGAAAGATGACTGCTACTAAATTAGGTCCTAATCATCCACAAGGAGGAGGTCCTCAAAGCAGTGCACTAGCAAAAATTATGGAAAAATTACCAACAGATCCTAAAAAGGGTAATGATGAAAAATACGTCAAAGGTCATCTCTTAAATGATAATCTTGGTGGACCAGGAGAAAACAGAAACTTATACCCCATTACTGCTGGTGCAAATAAAAAACATGTAGACCACGTCGAATCTTACGTTAAAAAGTGGGTCAATACGGAGGGGTACTGGGTTTATTACAAAGTTGAAGTTGACCAAAAACAGATCAATCTTTCTCAAGGTAAAGTTACGGCTGATTTAATTTGTGAAGCTAATAAGCTGGATGCAAATGGTAAGAGGACATCTGAGGATGCACTGAAAAAAACTATTCACTCTGAATTAAATAGCCAAAGCGGGGTTGACGAATATAAAGCTGAGTTTGATAGTACAGCCCACCAGAGTAGAACAGATCCAGGATTTGATAAGGACAAAGTAGAATTGTCAAAAACCAAGGAAGATTCAAGTTTTCCTCAAGGATTAAAGAATAATATAAAAATAGTAATTTTAGAAAATAATAAAATAATAAAAAAAATGCTTGTTGATAAAGAAACAATCAATGAGGCAATCAAAAATATTGAGCGTAAGACATTCAGACGGAAGATATTAAACGATCTTGATTTTAACTATGAAAAGTATAGTGAAAACCAAAGTAGGCTTAGTGCATGGAACAGAGCTATTAATGATTTAAATCAAGACTCAAATAAAATAGTGGAGTTTTTCAACGCCTATAATTATCAGCTAAACAATTATATAGCTGAAATAGAGAAGTTTGGAGATAATTTTTACTGGCAGGATAATAAGAATAAGACAAAAAAAGATATTCTAGAAATTGCTAAAAACCCTAAAAATACAGAAATAGGAATTAAACTTGCTCAACAGAGATTAAAACAAACAAAAAAGGTCCGCTATATGTAA
- a CDS encoding phage late control D family protein, producing the protein MAKGINLTLKIGSNNPQPASRELMEALDSVEVTHNDTGRSGFQIVFAVGRSGAKDQKDYKLLRNSLLKPFNRVILIVSFNAKPKILLDGIITNQQLAASNEPRGSTLTVTGEDVSVMMDLEEKSAEHPQQDEATISRMLISKYSKYGMVAKVVKPSLKERPTKNERVPVQQGTDLEYIKQLAERFAYVFYVEPGPVSTKNTAYWGPPRQGTKVQRALTVNMGSFTNVDSLNFQNNALAATTVAGKVQDRKNNRIQKVQDKSSDRPSLAQKSAVKSQTKVRVKQFRETGRSTAQAISRAQAMIDRSVDDVVTVTGELDSVRYGGLLEIRGKVGLRGAGYSYDGLYYVKSVTHKIRKGEYKQSFTITREGTGTTVRGVKV; encoded by the coding sequence ATGGCAAAAGGGATTAATCTGACGCTGAAAATTGGTTCTAATAATCCTCAGCCTGCTTCCAGGGAGTTGATGGAGGCTCTTGATAGTGTAGAAGTTACTCACAATGATACGGGACGTTCTGGGTTTCAGATTGTTTTTGCGGTGGGGCGCTCTGGTGCTAAAGACCAAAAAGATTACAAATTACTACGGAATTCTTTACTAAAACCTTTTAATCGGGTAATTCTAATTGTGTCTTTTAATGCCAAACCCAAGATTCTCTTGGATGGGATTATTACCAATCAGCAGTTAGCAGCTAGCAACGAACCTCGGGGTTCTACCCTAACTGTTACTGGTGAAGATGTCAGCGTAATGATGGATTTGGAGGAAAAATCGGCGGAACATCCCCAACAAGATGAGGCAACTATTTCTAGAATGCTGATTTCTAAGTATTCTAAATACGGTATGGTTGCTAAAGTCGTTAAACCGTCTTTAAAAGAACGTCCCACAAAGAATGAAAGAGTACCCGTACAGCAAGGTACAGACTTGGAATATATCAAGCAGCTAGCAGAACGGTTTGCTTATGTTTTCTATGTCGAACCTGGTCCAGTTTCTACTAAAAATACCGCTTATTGGGGACCGCCGCGACAAGGGACTAAAGTTCAAAGGGCGCTAACTGTAAATATGGGTTCTTTTACCAATGTTGATTCTCTTAACTTTCAAAACAACGCTCTGGCAGCAACTACGGTAGCCGGTAAAGTTCAAGATCGGAAAAATAACCGCATTCAAAAAGTGCAGGATAAAAGTAGCGATCGCCCTTCTTTAGCTCAAAAATCGGCTGTAAAATCTCAAACTAAAGTGAGGGTGAAACAGTTCCGGGAGACTGGACGCAGTACGGCTCAGGCTATTTCTCGCGCCCAAGCTATGATTGACCGCTCTGTAGATGATGTAGTTACTGTGACTGGGGAATTAGACAGCGTTCGCTACGGGGGACTTTTGGAAATCAGGGGAAAGGTAGGGTTACGGGGTGCGGGCTACAGCTACGACGGTTTGTATTATGTCAAAAGCGTCACTCATAAAATCCGCAAAGGCGAATACAAGCAAAGTTTTACAATTACTCGCGAAGGAACGGGAACAACAGTGCGAGGAGTGAAAGTATGA
- a CDS encoding phage baseplate assembly protein V, producing the protein MKEFWGKYRGKVTGSKDPLHLGRVQIEVPAVLGEGRKSWAMPCTPYAGKDIGWFTVPPVGTNIWVEFEGGDPDYPIWSGCFWNENELPKNAQVDEPDKVQVFKTDGVTVTISNLGSNKGLTIEVDKPVVKRKLKMVFNADGIEINNKDETVVKLTADIIESNNQENSTITVTKDNIQLKENSVEIKLTSNSIDLIDNPSTIKLTTSGIELANNPAKVKIAPAAIELSDTPATTKVAPSGIEMSMGAASVKLSPVSVNVNNGALEVI; encoded by the coding sequence ATGAAGGAATTTTGGGGGAAGTATCGCGGTAAAGTTACCGGTAGCAAAGACCCCTTACATTTAGGCAGGGTGCAGATAGAGGTTCCGGCAGTGTTGGGAGAAGGGCGCAAAAGTTGGGCTATGCCCTGTACGCCTTATGCAGGTAAGGATATTGGTTGGTTTACTGTTCCACCTGTAGGAACAAATATTTGGGTTGAATTTGAAGGAGGAGACCCCGATTATCCGATTTGGTCTGGTTGTTTCTGGAATGAAAACGAACTGCCAAAAAATGCCCAGGTGGATGAACCAGATAAAGTACAGGTATTTAAGACTGATGGCGTTACTGTTACGATTAGTAATTTAGGCAGTAATAAAGGCTTAACCATTGAAGTTGATAAACCCGTAGTCAAGCGCAAGCTGAAAATGGTTTTTAATGCCGATGGGATTGAAATTAATAATAAAGATGAGACAGTAGTTAAATTAACCGCAGATATTATTGAATCAAATAATCAGGAAAATTCTACTATTACTGTTACTAAAGATAATATTCAACTTAAAGAAAATTCTGTCGAAATCAAGCTGACATCTAATAGCATCGATTTAATTGATAATCCCTCAACTATAAAATTAACTACATCGGGAATTGAATTAGCCAATAATCCAGCCAAAGTAAAAATCGCACCGGCAGCGATTGAACTCAGCGACACTCCCGCAACCACAAAAGTTGCTCCTTCCGGAATCGAAATGAGCATGGGTGCAGCTAGCGTTAAACTTTCCCCCGTCAGCGTCAATGTTAACAACGGAGCCTTGGAGGTGATTTAA
- a CDS encoding GPW/gp25 family protein, whose amino-acid sequence MQQINYPFLIDNRGRIASPDYNQHIRQMIEQVLFTFPGERVNRPDFGTGLQQLIFDPNGGELAAATQFLVQGALEQWLGDLIELEAVEVENQDSKLTVTIQYIVKRTQEQRLEEFSREI is encoded by the coding sequence ATGCAGCAGATTAATTATCCATTTTTGATTGATAATCGCGGTAGGATAGCGTCTCCGGATTATAACCAGCATATTCGGCAGATGATTGAGCAGGTGTTGTTTACTTTTCCTGGTGAGAGAGTGAATCGTCCAGATTTTGGCACTGGTTTACAACAGTTGATTTTCGATCCTAATGGTGGTGAATTAGCTGCTGCAACTCAGTTTTTGGTGCAGGGTGCTTTGGAGCAATGGTTGGGAGATTTAATTGAGTTAGAAGCGGTAGAGGTGGAAAATCAAGATTCTAAGTTAACGGTGACTATTCAGTATATTGTGAAGCGTACTCAAGAACAGCGATTGGAAGAATTTTCTCGTGAAATTTGA